The following are encoded together in the Scomber japonicus isolate fScoJap1 chromosome 20, fScoJap1.pri, whole genome shotgun sequence genome:
- the nhlrc2 gene encoding NHL repeat-containing protein 2: MASQCSLSTLFPIQSQLDCALDDATTQQEKENLVYQYLRKLDERHDLKIPDFPTGLEWLNTEGPLSLNKELAGKVVLLDFFTYCCINCMHILPDLHQLEEKRSVKDGLVIVGVHSAKFPNEKVLDNVRSAVLRYDICHPVVNDSEARLWHDLEVSCWPTLVLLGPGGNLLFSLVGEGHRDRLVLFTDCALRHYGEQGLLKEHTVGIKLYRDSLPPSILSFPGKVAVDNTNKRLVIADTGHHRILVVSSTGQLLHIVGGPESGRRDGDLSEASFNSPQGLAIKGDTVYVADTENHLIRKIDLSEGRVSTLAGVGVQGTDKEGGAMGPQQQISSPWDLTLGSAGGVEENVLWIAMAGTHQIWALFLADGKLPKGSESKAGTCVRWAGSGNEENRNNAYPHKAGFAQPSGLALAPEEPWSCLYVADSESSTIRTVALKDGAVKLLVGGERDPLNLFAFGDVDGKGVDAKLQHPLGVAWAPEQSLLYVADSYNHKIKVVDPKTKQCITLAGTGEAADTLGPEFNKSCFNEPGGICVGASGKLLYVADTNNHQVKVLDLDSKTVSLFPISTFCTDSAPTKPSGPAKAPTLPKSAAKKEMPPVAVSVGQTLAMSLKLMLPEGTRLTDEAPSCWALSAEGNEWLLDSQVVTGDIVDLSKPLHISTKLPAAVKDSKNSPCLTLSVWVYYCMEAGKACMMKAASFTQPLQISTSLGEKEVTVALAHAF, encoded by the exons GCTTGGAATGGCTAAACACAGAGGGACCGCTGTCTTTGAACAAGGAGCTGGCTGGTAAAGTGGTGCTGCTGGATTTCTTTACTTACTGCTGCATCAACTGCATGCACATCCTGCCTGACCTGCACCAGCTTGAAGAGAAACGCTCTGTCAAAG atGGACTGGTTATTGTTGGTGTGCATTCTGCTAAATTCCCCAATGAGAAG GTCCTGGACAATGTTCGCAGCGCCGTGCTTCGCTATGACATTTGCCACCCAGTGGTGAATGACAGCGAGGCGCGTCTCTGGCATGACCTGGAGGTGTCCTGCTGGCCCACACTGGTCCTCCTGGGCCCGGGTGGAAATCTGCTCTTCTCCCTGGTGGGCGAAGGCCACCGCGACAGGCTGGTGCTTTTCACTGACTGCGCCCTCCGTCACTACGGGGAGCAGGGCCTGCTGAAGGAGCACACAGTGGGCATCAAGCTGTACCGAGACTCCCTGCCACCCAGCATCCTGTCCTTCCCTGGGAAGGTGGCTGTAGACAACACCAACAAGAGACTGGTCATAGCAGACACTGGGCATCACAGAATCCTGGTGGTGTCTTCTACTGGGCAGCTGTTACACATTGTAGGAG gGCCTGAAAGTGGGAGACGAGATGGCGACCTGTCTGAAGCGTCCTTTAATTCTCCTCAAGGATTGGCCATTAAAGGGGACACAGTGTACGTGGCTGATACAGAAAACCACCTGATCCGAAAG ATTGACCTGTCAGAGGGACGAGTCAGCACCCTTGCTGGAGTAGGTGTTCAAGGCACAGACAAAGAGGGTGGGGCCATGGGACCTCAACAGCAAATCAGCTCTCCTTGGGATCTAACACTTGGCTCTGCTG GTGGTGTTGAGGAGAACGTGCTGTGGATAGCCATGGCAGGGACCCACCAGATCTGGGCTTTGTTCCTAGCAGATGGGAAACTGCCCAAAGGAAG TGAGTCCAAGGCTGGGACGTGTGTGCGATGGGCAGGCAGTGGCAACGAGGAGAACCGAAACAATGCCTACCCACACAAAGCAGGCTTTGCACAACCTTCAGGCCTGGCCTTAGCCCCAGAAGAGCCCTGGAGCTGCCTGTATGTGGCCGACAGTGAAAGCAGCACCATCCGCACGGTGGCACTGAAAGATGGAGCCGTCAAGTTGCTGGTAGGGGGAGAGAGGGACCCGCTG AACCTCTTTGCTTTCGGGGATGTGGATGGAAAGGGGGTGGACGCAAAGCTGCAGCATCCCCTCGGTGTTGCCTGGGCTCCCGAACAAAGCCTGCTCTATGTTGCCGACTCCTACAACCACAAG ATTAAAGTGGTGGATCCAAAGACAAAGCAGTGTATCACACTGGCGGGGACTGGTGAGGCTGCAGATACTCTGGGCCCTGAATTCAACAAGTCCTGCTTTAATGAACCTGGAGGAATCTGTGTCGGCGCCAGTGGAAAGCTTCTCTATGTTGCTGATACCAACAACCACCAAGTTAAAGTGCTCGACCTGGACTCCAAGACTGTCTCACTg TTCCCCATTTCCACGTTCTGCACAGACTCGGCACCTACAAAGCCCTCAGGTCCTGCCAAAGCCCCCACATTGCCTAAGTCAGCTGCCAAGAAAGAGATGCCACCAGTGGCAGTGTCTGTGGGCCAGACTCTCGCTATGTCACTCAAGCTGATGCTTCCAGAAGGAACCAGACTCACTGACGAGGCCCCCAGCTGCTGGGCTCTCTCTGCTGAGG GTAACGAGTGGCTGCTAGACAGTCAGGTAGTCACTGGTGACATTGTGGATCTGTCGAAGCCACTCCATATCTCAACCAAACTTCCAGCAGCTGTGAAAGACTCAAAGAACTCCCCATGCCTAACTttgagtgtgtgggtgtactACTGTATGGAAGCAGGTAAAGCCTGTATGATGAAGGCAGCCTCTTTCACCCAGCCTCTTCAAATAAGTACCAGCCTCGGAGAGAAAGAGGTCACTGTAGCATTGGCGCATGCCTTCTAA